The DNA sequence CTTCTGGAAAAGCAGCCTCCCTCTCCCTTCAAGAGGATGCTCAAATATTGCAACCATACCAGGACAGGGTGAGGTCCAGGCATCTTCACCAGAAGCCCTACTCCTATCCCCATGTCAACTTTGACCTACATCTGAAGGAGCAGAAAAGGCAGCCAGCAAGAGCCACACTCTGGTCTAGTTCCATGACCAGGTTGGTCCCTGGTGCTGCTCCCTCCTTGCAGCACATCAGGCCGAGCAAAGGAAGGCCTAGCCACCTGCAGAGACACGGTCAGAGGGTTGGTTTTCTGGACTATAAGCAACAGGAGCTGCTGGAATGGCACATCTACAGGAAGCATCAAGCAAAGGTTACACCCCCATCACGCTGGGCCTCCAGCACAGGAACCAGGCCAAAGTCTGCTGTTGCCAGTGGCCAGCACCGGGGCAGGTTGGGGCCTCAACAATCTCTCCAGAAGTCTCACTCCTATCCCCATAGGGGATTTTATGGGACTCAAAAGTTGTTGGAGTGGAACATTGATGAGAAATATCGAGAGAAGCATGCAACCTCAGCACATCGggtctctaacagagaaggtagGAACCAGCTTGACATCACTCATGTTCCATACTGGAATGAGGTGGAGCTCCACTCCTCTCATCGAAAGCCACATCCCTATTCCCACATTGATGTTCATCTGCACCAGAAAGAGCTACAGAAGCAATGGGAAGGGCCCATGCTCCAGTCTGACTCCATGCGCAGGCTGATCCCTGCCACGCCTTCCTTGCACCCTGCCATCAGAGGCAAAGGCAGCCACCCCCATGTTCAGAGCCATAGAAGCAGGATCAGTTTCCTCAGCTACAAAGAACAGGAGCTGCTGGAGTGGAACGTCCATAAGAAATGGCAGCAGAAGGACTCAGTACCATTGCAACAGTCCTATAGCTCTGAAGCCAAGAAGGCTGGTATGGCTCGTGGATATCAACCACACTGGATTGGGATAGAGCTCCAACATCCATCCCAAAAGCCCTGCTCCTATTCCTATATTGACTCCAGTTTATGTGAGAAGGAGCTGCGCAGACAACACAAGAGACCCACACCTCAGTTTCATCCCTTGTCCAAAGGGATCCCCACTTCTGCCTCTTTGCAACCAACCATCAAAAGCAAAGGCGGCAGCAGCCCAGCTCATTTTCAGGGACATGGGGACAGACTCAGTTTTCTGGGCTACAAGGAGCAGGAGCAGTTGGCTTGCCAAATCTACGAGAAACATGGGCAGAAGGAGGCAACACCATCCCACCGGACCTCCAGCTCCAAAGCTCAAAGCCCAGCTGATGTTGCTCAGAGTTGGCAGTCACACCGGGGCAGAGTGAGGCCCCAAAAGGTTCATCAGAAACCCCACTCTTATCCTCACGTGGGACTCTCTAAAGACCAGGTGTTTTATGACTGGGATGTCCACAAGAAGAATAATGTGCAAAAGAATAAAGGACCATCACGCCGGGCCTCCAGCACTGGTAGGGCAGGAACCACACGGCAGTTCGATTCCATGGCCAGAGTGATCCCTGTTGCTCCTTCCTTGCatggtaaaggtaaaggcagCCTTGCTCACCTTCAAGAACATGGTAATAGGACTGGTGTTTTGGGCGGCAAGGAGTGTGAATTACTTGCCTACAATGTTCACAAGAAATCCCGAGAGAGGTCTGTGACCCCATTGCACCAGACCTCTAGCAGAGAAGGGGGCACACCTATGCTCCAGTCTGACCTCACaacttctccttccttccaccctgCTGGCAAAGGCAGAGACAGCCCTGCCCATTTCCAGGGCTCTCACAGAGAAACTAGGGCCCAGAGCTTTGCTGATATCCCTTCAGGTGAGATACTGCAGTGGATAAGCAAGCAACGTCCCAAAGCTGCTAGCCCCAAGGACAAGCTTCTAGCCCCTTCCTTGCCTTTCAGCATCATGGAGTCGGTCGACAAGGAGCAGGCCATGCGGGACCTGCACATGTGCCTGGCTCAGGGGCTTGAGACGGGGCGTGGACGGCCCTATGTTGAGTACCCTGTCTGTCTGCAATGTGGCCGCTGCACCCCATTTTGTCCACACCCTCGTTCACGGCACAGCCCATCCCTTCTGGTCTATCCCCGACTGAGTGTGCGCAAAGGCAAGGTCCACATGAGCctgggcttcctcctgaagaTCAAGAGGCATGAGGCTGACAGATGGGGCCTGGGGTCTGGTGTGGATGTCTCCAAGATGAGGCTGGGCAGGGAACATCACTCCAGGCGAGATAGGAGTAAAGCAATCACAGCGgatacaggagcagagagagcaCAGCACCAACAGAGAGGAGAGCACAGAAAGGGTCGGGAAACAGCACACCAGCATCGGGGCCCAGAGAAATCACGTTCCCCGATTCGGCAGGACTCTGCAGAGGGGGTTTACCTGAAGAATAGagatcaggatgttcctcctggCGTCCGGAGGGTCAGCTTTTCAGCTGCCGATCGGCTGTCCCCAAAATCATCAAAGTCAGCCATAAAGCCATCAAAGCTGTCTAACCACCCACACTCTAACCCCCAAAGAAGCAAGCCAGCTCCCAAAGAAGCAAGGCCACACAAGGCCAAGTCCCACAAGAAGCACTCCACCATTTTGGGACGGCTGCTTTCATATATGAAGAAAACATGGACTAAGCTaggggagagaaaagggaagaagccACCCAGCAAGCAGGGCTCTGTGGCTTCTTCACAGAAACCGCACTTCTCCGGCCGCCAAACTGATGGAGAAGTTTTGCTCAACCGGAAGTCTTCCTCTTCCAAGCAGGGACATTCACATGATCACCGAAGCGTTTCCCTGCAGCTCCCAGAGGATGATGTTTCTCCACCTGCCAAGTCAAGGGAGAGTCACCATCAAACAAAGTCACCGTCTTCTAAAAGGTCAAAGCAACTTTCTAGGAAACCTTCCATGATGCAGTTAAGGTCTTGACCCCATGAAGGAAGACCTTCTCCGAGCAAACCAGTTGTCAGGGACAAAGTGTAAGGAAACCTTTCTTAGCTAAGCTTTTGCTTTCTGGGGAAGTGCTGTTATCCATCattccctttttccccttttcataCCTGAAAGATATTTTAATGCTCAAAGTGTGTAACAATACAAACTGTCATTTGTACAAAGGACACAAAAGAGTTAAGCACAGTTGTAATGAACAGTGCTCCATGTTTGAGAACCATCAGCCAACTTCTAGTATGAGCAGCTGAAACAAGTGAAAAGCACATTTGCAAAACCAAAAAGTTGCTTAAAAAAACAGGCAAAGTACCATGTTCTTGGGTTCTGTGAGGCCAATTGTAAATGAACACTGCAAACACAGTCACAATGACTTCAGTATCTGTACATTAAAATCATATTGCCCAGTTCAAGATGGCAAGGACCCATTTCTTATCGCTGGTTAACAAAGCTCCTCTCCCCTCTAGCTCTCTCTCCAAACTGAACTTATACGTACAGCCCCTTCCTTAGGGATTCCCTACCCACTGATTAAAGCCAGTAATTTATAGAGGTTTCCTTATTGtcattgtgtgccctcaagtcacttctgacttatggtcagaATCCAATCCctatcatgtttttatttttttcccccagcaggatttgttcagagggtgtttgcctttacctttctctgagtctgagacagtgcaacttgcccaagatcatccagtgggtttccatagctgagcagggtttcgaaccttggtctcccagtcctagtccaacactcaaacctctacatgccctccaacatttcacagatgaaaattggcaCCCCCCTTTAAAGCCTTTATTTGTCCAGAAAGTAGTTTACTAATTAATTAAGTAGCCACTTTTTAAAGCCTTTCTTTGTCCCAAATGTAGTTAACTAGTTAACCAATTATTTAACTAATCAACCCCTTTTGAAGCATTTCTTTGTCCAAAAATAGTTACTTTCTTAACTAACTAACATATCTAACTAAGGGACCCCTTTAAAATCATTTGTTTGAAGTGGTTGTTCTGGGGAGTGCTGGAGGAATGGGGAGGATCAGCAGGAATGCCAAGGGCCACACTAGGCTCTCCAAAGGTTGCACACATCCCaatggctgggaaattctgggactggccccactttcttttctggccccactttcttttctttctcaattGAGATAGATTCCCCCCGTGTGAAAGAGTCCTGAGAGTGGAAGGGACAGAGCATCACTTGCAGAAAAACGTCAAGATGGGATCTCCAGCTCTCACCCAGGTTTTAATTCTGGTTCTTCATCCATCTCCCTGCTGGTTGCCTCTTTAGCAAGGGGAAGATGTGGAGAGGTGGTGATACCTCTTGAACTATTCAGGGGGTGATGCTGATGCTTTGGGAGAGACTGGGAGTGTTGctctttaaatttatttctttatagcCATTTGTTACAGCCTCCTGTGGTCCAGTCCAGAGGAAAGCAATTATTCTGAACACTTAGCAGAATGAAGGGTTCTAAAGACCATGACAATGCATCAAGCGCTTGCACTGAATGGGCATAGCCATGGCAACAACTGGTGCAAAGATAGACGGATGGCTGCATGGCGTTAATTACATCCCAGGGTGGGCTTCTTCGTCAGGAGTGGCACTAATCAGAACCTCCAAACGGGCACCTTGTGGAGGTCCAGGTGGGGTAGATGGAAACTTTATTTTATTCAAGTAttgcaccattttttaaaatgttattaaatggTTGGTGGTTTGGGAGAAGATAAACAGGAAGAATCAGGCTTTTTAATTCACTCAGGAGCCAACATGCTACAAATGGCCAGAATCTTTGCAAAGAATTAAAAGTCATAGAAGgaactccaagggccatccagtccaaccctctgccatgcagcgAGACAAATCTAAAGTgccttgagagatggccatccagcctctatttaggGATCTCTAATAAGCAAAAGTCCACCATActctggtgggttacagaccgcctttttggggcggcctgcacccgcccctttccccgctgtatcggggcctcagctgccaaaccggcagcctctgaggccccgatccgccgctttgcaggctgtggggaagtggcaaaaggccgcttccccgtggcctggaaaggggtgtccttggggcttcaagccccaaggacacttggcgacggcggggaggaggagaaaggggccgcttggcccctttctcctctgcgtcgctgggtgcagccatgtaaaggctgcgcccagcgacgcaaaccccagaaggagctccgtttcggagctccttcttgcactgcggaaagggcactctaggtgCCCTCGCACGGTGCAAAGACGTCACGTtcgtgccgcctcgtttggaggcggcgtggttgtgacgtcgtaatggcggctgctgtgtggaatggctaccgccattttgtgcgcgctccgcgcgtgctaggattgggggtgtccagaaaggatgcccctttctaaccctagcatgcgcggagcgcacacttttaggcccatctgtaacgggcctaaggcAGACTATTCCACAGTTAAACAGATCTTgctgtctggaagttcttcccagtctttaggtgcaatctcttttcttgtaacttgaatctattgctccgtctcctagactctggagcagcagaaaacaagcttgctccattcttgaTGTGACACCTTTTCAGATAttaaaacatggctatcatgtcccctcttaaccttcttttctttaggctaaacatacccagctcccttagcagctcctcagagggcttgatggttttgtcacctttttggttgctctcctctggacaggctccagcttgccaatatccttcttgaattgttataaaaatattcaaatcaTTAAAAAATGTAATAAGTTAAAAACAATGTTATGTTTGCTCCAATGGACCAGCCTCCACACTAGCCTtctttctcaaactttttaccctggAGGAAAGTTTGGAATAATTTTAAAGTCTCAGGGAActtgctgttattgttaactaCCCTTTATTCAATccctactcatggtgaccctgtggatgagacatctccaagtccatCCCCTGTCTTCatctgctctgcccaactcctgcaaactcatactcctgatctctttaatagagtccatccatctagcatgcagccttcttctcctcctacttccctccacctttcctagcattctccccccccccccccgtttgattcatgccttttcatgatgtggccagagtacgacagcctcagtttgattatcttggcttccagggagatttctggcttgatctgttccaagacccatttgtttttatggccgtccatggtatcctcagtaatcttcttcagcaccacatctcaaattagttgattttcttcatatccactttcttcactgtccagctcttgcatccatacatggtgatggggagtacAGTGGTGTGgaggattctaactttagtgctcagttgtacagtggacccttgttatatgctggggtttggttccaagatccccgtggataacaaaagccgtgtatgcccaagtcccattaaatataatgacatagcaaaatggtgtcccttataaaaaatggaaaatcaaggtttgatatttgatatttatattttttttaacattttcaaaccgtggatgtttgaatccgtgtataaaaaatccgtgtataagaaaggccgactgtttAGTATcatttctagctctttcatggctgcccttcccatttctagtcttctttttatttcttcgcTGCACTCTCCTATCTgatcgatgtttgatccaagatatgggaaatcttctactattttgattttcttattGTCTAGTTGCAGCCAAAGGGAAACAGTTGGCAATTAGCTCAAGgagttttttgattttttttgtatttccaCAGACCCATCACCTCTTAATAATGAAGGAAGTAATAGAGAAGGAAGCACTGATTCTGAATCAGTGGGGAGAataactgtctaattaacaattcgtaagccactctgagagcatttctaaagagctgggtataaatacaatcaatcaatcagtaaaAGATTTACTTAAATTTCATTACTTAAGAGACATCTATCTATGGAGTTAATCACACTGGgattaatttcagcattaaagagagattaaagtgcatttaaagcatcctgcaaataaagtgaaaatggagagtaattgcatgaatgatcaTCACGTGCAACTTTTGCATATagagtgatatcagaaatgcattgtcgctgaaatcccaaacctAAAAAGACattcattaatgcttctttgtgaccaattTAACGGTGGGTTTTGTGCGTGAAATTGTTTCGAGTAATTGTGCAATTTTcccgggatattcatgggataaactcccaatctccttcgtgtgataaactcctatgactcttTTACTTAAGGATAGTGCTGATAAGTTTTGGCCTCCTCCTCAGGCCGCTGCTTAGGGGCAATCTGCACAACCCCAATCTCCTCATAATCCTAGCTGAATCTAACTAACTCTCCTGTGTTTTACTAATCCCAGTCTTTCCCCAACCAACTCTTATACACACCAGCCATTTAAAAATCCTATTTAAACACGAAACCAACCACCGCTCATCTCCAATCTTctgttctctccctccttttcaaCAAATCACTTATTAGCTATACTGTACATCACACACCATAATTCCTCTAATTaacacaacctttaaaaaaacacaacctttaaaaaaaacagcccaGAATATCAATGCTTATTGTCCCATTGTGTAATGGAGAATGCACAATGACTGTTTTGGCAATCTCAAGTGAAACATTGAATGTACTGACAAATAGTTGCGCACCATGCAAGGATGTGCAACTGCATAGCTGAAATCCTGTTGTTTAATCTCAACTAGATGTGACCAATTGAATGGCGAGTGAACACAgaggtaaatccagttgattcaatagTTTTGCTCTAATTGgggctaacaattggatttaagcccaTGTGAAACTGTTACTCTTGGGGAACTTGACAAGTAACAGTAAAATGAATATATCAATCACACAATGGCCCAAAAAATTACAACTGCATGTGCAATGGATGTTACATATTTGTATAACACCAATCGGATTCTTgacattatgtattttattttatccgTATTTTTTAAAACACGAGAGGAATTCAACAACCCAAAATCATTACATTGGGAGATAAGGCAGCTTAAATGCCTGAAAAGCATTCACAGAATGCTTAGCTTGACAGTTTTTGCAATGCAGGCTTAAATCTGTACTGCGGCTGTTATGGGAATAGAAAATGATGAACAGAGTAAGGATTGGGGCAGGAGGAAGAAGTGTGTGGTTCAAAAACAACCCAGACATCTGGTTATTGGCTTCATGTTAAATCGAAGCCCCGAGACTTGTAATGAGAAGTGTTTTATTGATCCTGTCTGCATCTGCTGAATAAACTGCCCAAGCTTGGTCTCTCCTTGGGGTATAGTAAGGAATGGGTTCCTAGGATATTCTGAATCTGTCTGCATTGTATTGGCAGCAAGGTAAAACATCAGCTGTACGTTGCTGACCTCAACTCATCACAAATGCTTTCAATGTAAGTTGCCTGTAACCAATCACTGGTTATGTGTGCTTTGCATATGCAATGAAGTCTCTGATgcaccagagactagaacatgaaccagtaggttcaaatggcaagaaaaaagGTTCCATCTTAAACTTAAGAAGGGCTTCTCAATGGTAAgaacagtttgacagtggaatggactgcctaaAAGCAGTGGACTCTCTGTCCTCAGATGTCTTTacgcagaggttggatgggcatctctcaggatTGCTTAATTGTGTAATTCCTGCATGTTAGGAGATTCGTAGAATCATTgatctggaagagaccagaagggccatccagtccaacctccttccacCATCCAGAAAGAcccagtcaaagcattcctgacagatggccatccagcttcttataaaaacctccaaaaaaggagactctaccacactctggggcagcgtcttccactgatgaacagcttttactctcaggaggttcttcctaatgttgaggtggaatctcttttcctgtagtttgaatccattgctctgggtccttgtttccggagcagcagaaaacaagcttcctccatcctcaatatgacatcccttcagatatttaaaccatggcgaccctatggatgagacatctccagcagccccccccctccgtcctctactgctctgcccagctcctgcaaactcacatTTGTGGCCTCTTTAataaaatccatccatctagcatgtggccttcctctctttctacttccttccacttttcctaacattattgtcttttccaactattcatgccttctcatgacgtgtccaaagtatgactgtCTAAGTCTTGTAATCTTGTAATATAaacagagactgtagtcaagaaattataaaaaaaaattaggaattggaagggcagcaacctgagacaaggcaactgttacaaagggaaggagagtggattggattcagggaggtggtattttaggaagcatggagaataagggaaattggatcatttctgcaatcctccaaaatgggtctccttcagatccaaaggatttacttcctgCTGGATTCAGCTACTGGGAACTGCACTCTAAAAACATCTAAAGGAGCACATGGTTCCCACCCCAGGCTTAAACCTTGGTTATATAAACCACAGTCTAATTCTGAGGGACGGTTTAAGCACATTGACATCCTATTAACATTTTAGGCTTGTATTTTAGAATCCCAAATCTATTCTCAGGGCacatctacatgggccaaataaaacagtctctACTAATTTCCACATAAGGCAGTGATGACTGGGGCAGAATCCAGACCTTTTAATTgcctcagggctttaatccagaggGGGAGAAAGTGGAGATTTATGCTGATTTAGAGTGGAAAATCCATATATTTGCTCGTGTGTGGAGTGCACTCCATAATGGCGTATGGGCGAGGGGAGGAGTTTAGAAATATGCACATTTGCACACATCGGGGATGGAAGGAGAAAACCAGAGGGACCACAGTGGTGTGGCCACACATACTGCGATTTATCAAAAGCGTCTTGGCGTGTGTGGCAGTCATGAAGACAAGCATGTGGTCACTGCGGGTTATGGTAACCTGGAGGTTAGCTGGGTTTTCCTGTCAATGTAGACATAGCTATGAAGAAGGTCAGTGTCTAGTGGTTGAGAGGACAGGGAAGTTTTATTCACTGTCAAATTCCAGCTGCATACATTCAACACCAATAAGCCTGCTTTTACACTATTATCCTTGTTTCAAAGGGCTCTCTCTCAAATTTGTTTTGAAGTATTGGTCCTGGGAAGGCCCTGATCCGTTACAGAAGAGAGAAGCAGGGAGCGAAATAATGATGTTGTCAGGGGGGAAATACTGTGACAGCTGGTGATGTTATTCATTTCTTGTTGTGTAACAAGTGATGTCATTCATTTCCCCTGAAATGTCctaggcttcattcccactatcAGAAGAATCGAATTGCTGAGCAAATTAAATgtcctagttcccatttgaaccCGGTTCCTGTCGTGATGTGatcgaatctgtcatgatgaagcgaggcaatGGCAAAAGAACCATTTTTCCCAGACACCAGCTTAAAAgcgtagtgtctagattgagggaaataataggataacactattctgccttggtcagacctcacctagaattctgtgtccatttctgggcaccaaaattcaagagggatattgacaagcatgtcaagagaagggtgaccaaaataatgAAAGGTCCAGAAACCATAAAGTACATACTGTAAGGGAGCCAggcatgtttagtctggagaagagaaggtttggAGGAGACATATCcctgtgtagtggagtctccttctttggaggtttttaaacagaggctggatagctatctgttgGGAGGGCTTTGCTTgtatctttctgcatggcagaattgggttggactgaacggcccttggggtcttttcctgCTCTgttgttctatgattctatggggatTTTACATCAGAGTTGTACAGTTGTAAATCTACTCCTTCAGAATTATGTGCCAATTGTTCTATACAATTCTTGCACTGAATTTCAGTGTTGTGCCACCAAATGCTCACGGGCATCAACATGTCCATGGCCATTGACATGTGCAATGCATGCCCAATAACACTGCATGAATGATCTTGAAATGAATAAGGACACTCCACATCAGACCAAAATATTCAAGACACTTTCAAAGGGGAACTTAATGCATGCATAAAACACCCACAGGGTTCAAGCATGTGTGTTTCCACTGCCATATGTTCTGAGGGATAAAGCGATGTCAGAACGGGGACCCCAAAACATGACCTTTTCCAAGAAAGGAGTGATGTtagtggatgtgagagctgtaggaagattagagagagagagagagagagagagagagagagagagaaccgtTTGAGAAACTCTAATTATAGAGAGTTTCCTCTATCTGCCAGTATGGCTTTGCTGGCAATCTTTAATGATTAATTTAAATTGGCATTTCACTAGCCGTGTCGTCGGGTGTGTTGCTCTTTGCAGGCAAATGTGGAGATGGGTTTACGGCCTTTCATTTCTCCTCTGTTCAGCACAGCTGGTGGTTGGTGTGTGACAGATCGCTGGAGAAGCAAAGATGCAAGAATAATATCTGgacaaggagaggagaggagaggagaggagtgggGTTTGTTGCAGGCAGGGACCTAAACCTGTTCATTTCTTGCTAAAGTGGAAACAAAACAGCCTATAGAAACCCTTCCACTCCCCCTATGAATGGCAGGCTCAAGATACAGAGACTTGTCAGCCACTGCATCATTCTGCGGAATTATTAGTATTCCTTCAGGAGAGAACTTGGCATGGAGTCCAGAGAACAAGCAGCatcagactgaaaaagaagcctTCACCTCAAGCTTTTAGGACCATCACAAGCGCACAATGCTCTTCCCACATCCCTGCCTGCAATAAACTGGCAGCATTCTTCACCTAAATACTTTTGATGGCActggatcccatctgatcttggaagctaagcagaatgaGGCTTGGTTGgttcttggatgggaggccaccaatgaatcccaggtgctgtaggctatatttcagaggaaagaactggcaagaaccacctctgaatatttcttgcctaagaataccccatgatagtcTCCATAAATCAACCGACAGACTGAAAGCACACACAGGTATTCTGCACGTTAAAAGGAGCTGTGCACGGTTCTAGATGTGATgggtctacaactcccatcacccctgaCAAGTGGTAGTCAGTTGGcaggggctgatgggacttggagACCCACAAAAAGCTTCCCATCCCTGGTCaaaaagtaacacacacacaccacatctgTGTTTAAAACAATCCTTCAGTCTTAGAATTTAACCCAATAGTAGTGTTGGTGGACTCTGGCAGATGTTCTCCTCTGGAAGGTAGTTGGCTTTCCTTCATTAatggttttgtgcattttggagcTGCAAAGGGGCCTTGAATGGTGCTTGAGGGTACATCCCCCAAAGTGCTAGCAGACCCACTTTCCTTGCTCAGAG is a window from the Sceloporus undulatus isolate JIND9_A2432 ecotype Alabama chromosome 1, SceUnd_v1.1, whole genome shotgun sequence genome containing:
- the LOC121918922 gene encoding uncharacterized protein LOC121918922 isoform X2 is translated as MESVISLCSWIGSSQANKTKIPRSASKTSLGSVISLRSWAELSAGDAPSGSWSSGKAASLSLQEDAQILQPYQDRVRSRHLHQKPYSYPHVNFDLHLKEQKRQPARATLWSSSMTRLVPGAAPSLQHIRPSKGRPSHLQRHGQRVGFLDYKQQELLEWHIYRKHQAKVTPPSRWASSTGTRPKSAVASGQHRGRLGPQQSLQKSHSYPHRGFYGTQKLLEWNIDEKYREKHATSAHRVSNREGRNQLDITHVPYWNEVELHSSHRKPHPYSHIDVHLHQKELQKQWEGPMLQSDSMRRLIPATPSLHPAIRGKGSHPHVQSHRSRISFLSYKEQELLEWNVHKKWQQKDSVPLQQSYSSEAKKAGMARGYQPHWIGIELQHPSQKPCSYSYIDSSLCEKELRRQHKRPTPQFHPLSKGIPTSASLQPTIKSKGGSSPAHFQGHGDRLSFLGYKEQEQLACQIYEKHGQKEATPSHRTSSSKAQSPADVAQSWQSHRGRVRPQKVHQKPHSYPHVGLSKDQVFYDWDVHKKNNVQKNKGPSRRASSTGRAGTTRQFDSMARVIPVAPSLHGKGKGSLAHLQEHGNRTGVLGGKECELLAYNVHKKSRERSVTPLHQTSSREGGTPMLQSDLTTSPSFHPAGKGRDSPAHFQGSHRETRAQSFADIPSGEILQWISKQRPKAASPKDKLLAPSLPFSIMESVDKEQAMRDLHMCLAQGLETGRGRPYVEYPVCLQCGRCTPFCPHPRSRHSPSLLVYPRLSVRKGKVHMSLGFLLKIKRHEADRWGLGSGVDVSKMRLGREHHSRRDRSKAITADTGAERAQHQQRGEHRKGRETAHQHRGPEKSRSPIRQDSAEGVYLKNRDQDVPPGVRRVSFSAADRLSPKSSKSAIKPSKLSNHPHSNPQRSKPAPKEARPHKAKSHKKHSTILGRLLSYMKKTWTKLGERKGKKPPSKQGSVASSQKPHFSGRQTDGEVLLNRKSSSSKQGHSHDHRSVSLQLPEDDVSPPAKSRESHHQTKSPSSKRSKQLSRKPSMMQLRS
- the LOC121918922 gene encoding uncharacterized protein LOC121918922 isoform X1; translation: MHLLQIKVSPCICPCVKKQQHQRKHGTGPIGDKETNTESRRSRCTTTDSDRSWRTTTESDRSWRTTTNSERRILRSTSNTSMESVISLCSWIGSSQANKTKIPRSASKTSLGSVISLRSWAELSAGDAPSGSWSSGKAASLSLQEDAQILQPYQDRVRSRHLHQKPYSYPHVNFDLHLKEQKRQPARATLWSSSMTRLVPGAAPSLQHIRPSKGRPSHLQRHGQRVGFLDYKQQELLEWHIYRKHQAKVTPPSRWASSTGTRPKSAVASGQHRGRLGPQQSLQKSHSYPHRGFYGTQKLLEWNIDEKYREKHATSAHRVSNREGRNQLDITHVPYWNEVELHSSHRKPHPYSHIDVHLHQKELQKQWEGPMLQSDSMRRLIPATPSLHPAIRGKGSHPHVQSHRSRISFLSYKEQELLEWNVHKKWQQKDSVPLQQSYSSEAKKAGMARGYQPHWIGIELQHPSQKPCSYSYIDSSLCEKELRRQHKRPTPQFHPLSKGIPTSASLQPTIKSKGGSSPAHFQGHGDRLSFLGYKEQEQLACQIYEKHGQKEATPSHRTSSSKAQSPADVAQSWQSHRGRVRPQKVHQKPHSYPHVGLSKDQVFYDWDVHKKNNVQKNKGPSRRASSTGRAGTTRQFDSMARVIPVAPSLHGKGKGSLAHLQEHGNRTGVLGGKECELLAYNVHKKSRERSVTPLHQTSSREGGTPMLQSDLTTSPSFHPAGKGRDSPAHFQGSHRETRAQSFADIPSGEILQWISKQRPKAASPKDKLLAPSLPFSIMESVDKEQAMRDLHMCLAQGLETGRGRPYVEYPVCLQCGRCTPFCPHPRSRHSPSLLVYPRLSVRKGKVHMSLGFLLKIKRHEADRWGLGSGVDVSKMRLGREHHSRRDRSKAITADTGAERAQHQQRGEHRKGRETAHQHRGPEKSRSPIRQDSAEGVYLKNRDQDVPPGVRRVSFSAADRLSPKSSKSAIKPSKLSNHPHSNPQRSKPAPKEARPHKAKSHKKHSTILGRLLSYMKKTWTKLGERKGKKPPSKQGSVASSQKPHFSGRQTDGEVLLNRKSSSSKQGHSHDHRSVSLQLPEDDVSPPAKSRESHHQTKSPSSKRSKQLSRKPSMMQLRS